A region of the Pedococcus aerophilus genome:
ACCCAGGACGCAGCGCCACGCACCGAACCGACGAGCCAGGAGGCCGAACAGCAGGGCGCCACCGATGCCGACGAACTGCACCATGAGGAACAGCGTGAGCATCGTGGTCTCGGGGAAGCCGAGCTCCCGCTGCCCGTAGAGGCTGGACTGGCCGATGACCGTCTGGATGCCGTCGTTGAAGAACAGGTAGGCCACGAGGAACAACATCGTCTGGGGGAGCAGCCGCAGCTCGCGGAACGTCGAGGCCAGCTGACGCAGGCTGCCGCCGACGATCCCCGCAGTCCGGGCGACCTCGGGGCGTTCGACCCCCCGCAACCGCCACATGCCGATGACCGGGACGAGGGTGAACGCCGCCCACCACAGGCCGGCCATGAGCATGCTCACCCGCACCGCGCCGCCGCGGTCCAGCCCCAGCCGCTCGGGGTTGCTCAGCATGAGGAAGTTCACGGCGAGCAGCAGCCCACCACCGAGGTAGCCCAGCGCCCATCCCCGCGAGGAGACCTTGTCGCGGTCGTCGGGACTGGCGATCCGGCACAAGATCGCGTCGTAGACGACCAGTGAGGCTCCCAGGCTCAGGGTGGCCACGATGAGCAGGACGACTCCGAGCTGCCAGTTGGTCCCCCGGACCAGGGACATCAGGCAGGCCGCCAGCGCGCCCACCCCGGCGAAGGCACCCAGGAGGCGGGCGGGGCGGGGGGAGCGGTCCGCGATGGCTCCCACGAAGATCAGCGCGATCGCCGAGACGATGGTGGCCACCGTGACGGTGAACGGGGCGAGCGAGCCGGGAGAGATGCCGATCCCCAGGACCTGGAGGTTGGTGCGGCACACCTCCCCGTCGGCGAGGTCGGGGCAGGCGGCACTCTCGGCCACGGCCGTGAGGTATGGCGTGAAGAGGACGGTCGCGGTGGTGGTGACGTAGGCGGAGTTCGCCCAGTCGTACCAGTACCAGGACTTGCGGTAGTGCTCGTTCCCCACCCAGGTCGGCTGCTGCTCGACCGCCGCTGTTGTCATGCGTGAAGGGTGGCACAGCGACGTGCGTCACAGATGCGTATTGCTACCCAGAGCGGGCCGCGAGTCGGCCCCGGCGGGGAGCGGACTAGCCCGCGTACTCCCAGTGCCACGGCTCGGGCAGGGAACCGTCCGGCTCGGCCCAGGACGGGTGGAACCACCCGTAGAGCGGCGCGTTCTGCTTCATCCACAGGTGCGCCGATGAGCCGAAGCTCTGGATGCCGCCGCACAGGTCGACCGCACGTCCGAGCCCGTGCTCGCTCGTGCCGGGGGTGGCTGCCCACTTGCCCCGGTCGGCCTTGACCGAGACCTGCTCGGCGTACGACCGGTAGGAGTCGGTGATGCAGATCGGCGACCCGGTGTCCTTCTCGTAGGCGATGCTCATCGCGTTGAAGGCTGCGGCCGCACCGGGGCGCAGGCTCTCGGTCGGGTCGGCGTAGAGCGGGCACAGTCCGGCGACGGGGATGGTGCCGTTGGGGTAGGCCTGCTCGTTGGTGCTGCAGGCCTTGACCGAGCCGTCGGCCTTGACGCCGGGGATCACCATGGCCTTGCGGAGCCGGGCGGTGGCGGCCTTGCCTGCTTCGGTCTCGCTGCCGAGCAGCAGGCCGGCGATGGGACCGATCTTGCTGACCTGGGCAGCGTGCAGCGCGCGGGTGGCCTCGAGCTGCGACTTCTGCTCGGCGATGGCGGCATCGAGCTTCTTCTTGGCCGCGGCGGCAGTCGTGGAGGCCTCCTGCGCCCGTGAGCGCGCCTCGACGGCCTGGACCGCTGCTGCCTGCTGGAGCGCCGTGTGGTCCTCGACCTTGGTGAAGGCCCAGGTCCGCTGGTCACTCAGGTAGGACAGCTGGGCGGCGGCATCGCTGGCCTCGCTGGCGTCCTTCCCGAGGGCCTCGAACAGGAGGCTGACGTCACCCAGGGATCCACCGCCACCGGCGTACGCCTGGTAGGCCCACTGACCCAGGGCCTTGCGGTCCTCGCCCAGCTTGGTGCTCAGGCTCTGGTAGAGCGCGACGTTGCGGTTGGCCTCGGCGACGGCGGTCTGCTCCGCCGTACGGGCCTCGGAGTACTGCTGCAGGAGGGTGTTGGCCTGCTTGGCGTATCGGTCGAGCTTGGTCGCCGACGCGGCGATGGCGGCATTGGACCGGGTCAGGTCAGCGGCGAGGGCATCGGCCTGTGCGACCTGCGCGGCCACCTGGGCCGGGCTGAGGGTCTTCTCGGCAGCCTTGGCCGCCTTGTCCTTGGCCGCCTTGGCCTTGTCCTTGGTGGCCTCGGCCTGACCGGCTTTGTCCTTCGCGGCTGCGGCACTACCGGTGACGACGACGGAACCCGTGGTCGGTGTCGACGACGGGGGCGTCGTTCCCGACGCCTGAGCCGAGGTCCCACCAGCCATCACCACGACCGCCAGTGCGGTCCCGGTGAGTCCGGCGCGCATGCCGAGCCCAACCACGATCTGTCCCAACTCTCGTCCTCGCGCGGCCGAGGTCAGGCGCGCCAATCTTCCTCAACGACCCTAACCACCAGGTCGTCCCCGCCGCCTCGGTCGTTCTGTCGAGAAGATCAACCGTTCGACCGAGTCCCTCGCTCCATGAGGCTGACGACGTGTCCGGTTGCCCCCAGTTGGTGCACCTCGCGGTAGCCCCGCCCGTGGTGGAACGCCAGCGACGGCTCGTTCGGCGGGTCGATGTTCACCTCGAGCACCAGCCGACCCCGTGGGGCGGAGGCAGCCTCCACCGCGTCGTAGACGGCCGACGCCAGTCCGCGTCGTCGGAAGGCGTCGTCGAGCACGATGCGGTCGAGGTAGTCGAAGTCCTCGCCGTACTCCCGGGCGAACCAGCGGTAGTTCTCGGAGTCGTAGTCGCTGCCGGGAGAGAAGACGAGGACGAATCCTGCGACCTGGCCGTCGCACAGGATGACGTCGGCCCGGGACGCCCACCCGCGCAGGAGCTCGAGGCGGTCGGCGTCCAACGGAGACAAGAGCTGCACGTGCCGCTGGTTCAGGTCCAGGACAGCCGGGACGTCCGCGTCGGCGATGGGTCGGAGCAGGGCGGAGCGGTCCATGACCGTTGAGTCTGCCACCCCGTGACATCTGTCACGGGTCCGGTGCCGCGGTCCTGCATACCGTGCGGCGGTCAGGGTCCCGCCCCATCCGGCGCGCCGGCCCTGGTCCGTCCACCTCCCCGCTCCCACCACCCCCTGGAGTGTTCGTATGCGCCGTTCCGCCCACCCGACCAGCCCTGCACTGCCCGCGCGGGCCGGCCGCGCCCGACGCATGGCGGTGGGGGCAGGCGCCGCGTTGGTCGCCGTCGTCGTCGTCACCGCCGACGGGACCACCGCGGCCAGCGCGCACGGGGCGCACCGACACCACGATGGCCACGCCTCCTCGGAGCACTCCTCCGACCGGCGGCTGACCCCCCGCACCCACTTCACGATGAAGGACGACGGGTCCAGCGGTGCGACGCAGGGTGGCGAGGGGATCCCGAACATCGACTCGGTGAAGAAGACGATCTACACGTACTACGGCGACCCGAACGGCACCGGGGACGCGAACCCGACCTCCTCGCCCTACGTCTCCGAGATGTCCTCGATCCTGCGCACGCAGCGCCGCCAGCTGCCCCGCCTGCTCGCCGATGCACAGCGCCACCACACCAAGCCGGCCATCGTCTTCGACGCCGACGACACCACCCTGTGGACGTACCAGATGGAGGTGGGCGCGATGAAGTTCGTGTTCACCCCCGCCGCCCAGGGGCCGTTCGTCGACGGTGAGAAGTTCCCCGCCGTGCCCGGGATGGTCGACTTCGTCAACGACGCCGAGAAGATGGGCTTCACCGTGTTCGGCCTCACCGGCCGTGGTGACAGCCAGAAGGCCCACACGGTGTCCAACCTGGCCAAGGTCGGCTACACCGCGTTCCCCGCGAACCGTTTCTTCACCAAGTACGACTCCGGCACCACCCCGCCGTCCTACCTGCCCCCCTCGTGGTGCACCGCCTACCCCAAGTGCACGACCGTGGAGTACAAGGCCGGGACTCGCCGCCACATCGAACGGGACCTCGGCTACGACATCGTGCTGAACGTCGGCGACCAGTTCTCCGACCTGCAGGGCGGGTATGCCGAGCACTCGCTCAAGCTGCCCAACCCGACGTACTACCTCCCGTCGCCGAACCTGCCCGGGGTCTCCGAGCCCCGGCTGGCGCCCCGCACACGGTTCACCATGTCCGCCGACGGCTCCAGCGGTGCGACCCAGGGTGGCGAAGGCATACCCAACATCGACGTCGTCAAGAAGACCATCGCTGTCTACTACGGCGACACGGGCACCGGCACCTCGGACAAGGCGTCCTCCCCGTACATCAGCGAGATGCGAGCCCTGGTCGCCCGCCGCAGCCGCACCCTGCTCCAGCAGTGCGCCACCGGCGCACGCCGAGGAACGCACCCGGCGATCGTCCTCGACGCCGACGACACGACCTTGTGGACCTACGACATGGAGGTTGCGGCGATGCACTTCGTCTTCGACCCGGTGGTCCAGGACCAGCAGTGGGTCCAGCCGCAGCGGTTCCCGGCGACCCCGGCCATGGTCTCGTTCGCGAACGCCGCGTCCGACGCCGGCTGCACCATCGTGGGCCTGACGGGCCGCAACAGCACCCAGCGGGACGCCACCCTCGGCAACCTCGCCAAGGTCGGCTACACCGGTTTCACGGCGGCCAACTACTACACGAAGTGGACGAGCAGCGAGCAGCCCCCGGCCTACATCACCCCGGCGGACTGCTTGGCCTGGCCCAAGTGCACGACGATCGAGTACAAGTCCACCACCCGACGCCACGTCGTCGACCAGGGCTACGACGTCATCGCCAACTTCGGCGACCAGTACAGCGACCTCATCGGCGGCAGCGCCGACCGGGCGGTCAAGCTCCCCAACCCGACGTACTACCTGCCGTAGGCCGCAGGTCCCCGCCGCGGCGGGGGAGCGCTCGCGAGGCGCAGCCCCACCCGGCTGCGCCTCGCCGTCCGGGGCAGACCGGTTCGCGCCGGTCGTGTCCACAACGACGAGGTGCGGCGGCGGCTGTCCACAGGTCCGGCCGCCGCGGGGTCCGCAGACAGGCCGGCCCGGCCATCCTCGGGACATGGAAGACATCGCAGGCATGGCAGGCACGGAGGAGTGGGTCAACGAGGTCCGCCTCGTCGGACGGGTGAGCGGGGCAGGCGAGGAGCGCGAGCTGCCCAGCGGCGACGTGGTGGTCCAGCTGCGCGTGGTCGTGCCCCGGGCGGGGACCGACCACGGCTCCGGGCGGGTGGACACCATCGACGTGGCCTGCTGGACGGCTCGCTCCAGGCGCAGCGCGATGCGGCTCGCGCCCGACTCGGTGGTGGAGGTCGACGGCGCCCTACGGCGCCGCTTCTTCCGGGCCGGGGCAGCGACGGTGAGCAGGTACGAGGTGGAGGCCCGCCGCGTGGCCGTGGTCCGCAAGCCGAGCCTGGCCCGGGTGAGGTGAGCTGAGGTGAACCGCCGCGTCCTGGACGCGCCGCTGAGGGCTCGCGCTCACGGACGCTCCAGGACCACGAGCTGCTGCGTCGCCCGGGTCATCGCGACGTAGCGGTCCACCGCCCCCGTGGTGCCCACCCCGAGCGCGGCGGGGTCGACGAGGACGACGAGGTCGAACTCCAGCCCCTTGGCGAGCTCGGGCGACAACCACTGCACCCGCGCCGCGTCGTCGGACGTCGGGGTCGCCGCCGCTCGCAGCTCCGGGAGGGTCAGCGCTGCTGCGATGACGCAGGCGACACCCTCGCGATGGTCGCCGAGCCAGGTGCCGAGCACCACGCCGAGGTCTGGCAGCAGACCACGCTGCACCGGGATCCCGCTGCTGCGGACGGAGGTGGGGACGTTGGCGTCGGGCAGCGCCGCCCGGATCACGGGTTCTGCCTCGGCCATGACCTCGGCCGGCGTGCGGTAGTTGATCCGCAGCGAGGCCACGTCGTTGCGGTCCAGTCCCACCCGTGCGAGGCGCTCCTGCCACGACTCGGCGAACCCCCGCCGGGCCTGAGCCCGGTCGCCGACGATGGTGAAGCTCCGTGACGGGCAGCGCTGGACCAGCATCTGCCACTGCGCGTCGGTCAGCTCCTGCGCCTCGTCCACCACGATGTGGGCGAAGGGCCCGGCCAGGAGGTCCGGAACAGGACGAGGCGCCGCCGCCTCGTCGACGAAGTTCTCCCGCAGGTCCGGGTGACGCAGCATCGTCACCAGCCCCTCGGAGTCGTCGTCCGCGGCGATGAGGTCGTCGATCACCCTGCCCATCTGGTCGCGCTCGGCCGCCGCGGCGGCCTCCTGCTGCCTCCTGCGCCGCGCGGCTCCCGGATCACCCAGGCGCCGTCGGGCGACATCGAGGAAGGGGAGGTCGGACTCGGTCCAGGCGCGCGGATCCTGCCGCTGCAACGCCCGGACGTCCTCGGGGGCGAGCCACGGTGCGCACAGCCGCAGGTACGCAGGCACCGACCAGAGGTCTCGCACCAGGTCCTCGGGCTCGATCAGCGGCCAGGCGGTGTTGAGCGACGCCAGCAGGTCTCGGTTGTGCTGCAACGACTTTCGCACCAGCGCGGGGGAGAGGTCACCACCCTCGTCCTCGTCCCGGAACCCGTCCGTGAGCTGGTCCGTGAGGATCGTCAGCAGCTCGTCGAGCACCTGCTCGCGGGCCTCGTTGTGCGGCGTCCCGGGATCGGGCGCGGCGAAGGCAGCCTCCCAGTCGGCCCGGCCCAGCGTCAGGTCGGACCACGGTGTGGGGATGGTGGACCGGCCTGCGGGCAGGTCCTCGTAGAACCTGACCGCCGCGTCGACCACGGTGACGACGTCGGCCGAGGCCTTGAGCTGAGCCACCCGGGGGTCACGCTCGGGAGGCGCCCCGGCTCCCTCGGGCACGAGGTCGCGCACGGTGCAGGTCTGCACCCCTTCCTCGCCGAGGCTCGGCAGGACGTCGGAGACGTAGGCCAGGTAGGGCTCATGGGGGCCGACGAACAGCACGCCGCCCCTGCGGTGCCCGAGGCGGGGATCGGCGTGGAGCAGGTACGCCGTGCGGTGCAGGGCAACGACGGTCTTGCCCGTCCCGGGACCACCGTCGACCACCAGGGCCCCGCGGGACCCCGCTCGGATGATGGCGTCCTGGTCAGCGGCGATCGTGCCCAGGACGTCGCGCATCCGGGCCGAGCGGTCGACGCCCAGGCTGGCGATGAACGCCGACTGGTCGTCGAGGGCTGTTCGCCCCTGGAGCACGTCGGGGGAGAACACCTCGTCCCAGTAGTCCGTGATGCGCCCTCGGGACCAGCGGTAGCGCCGCCGGCTCACCAGCCCCATCGGATCGGCGTGGGTGGCGCCGAAGAACGGTTCGGCGGCGGGGGAGCGCCAGTCCACCAGGATCCGCCGCCCCTCGTCGTCGGTGAGGCCCAGCCGTCCCACGTAGACGACGTCGCCGTCGGCCCCGACCATGTGGCCCAGGCACAGGTCAGCTCCGAAGCGCCGCAGCGCACGCAGACGCGCCGTCAGTCGGTGCACCTCTAGATCACGCTCGAGCGCGTGGGTGCCGCCACCTCCCGGAGCCCGTCTCGCTTCGTCGAGCCGTCCGGACAGCTCGGCGACCGTCGTCGCGAGGCTCGCGGTCAGCTCTGCGAAGTGCCGCTCGTCGCCGGCGACCAGGGCCGGGTCGGCCTTGGCGGCGAGGCGGTCCGGGAGGTCGAACACACCGGTCCCGTTCGTGCCGCTGTCGTCGCCCTCCTCGTCCCGGCTCGTCCGCGCCCCGCGCCTCGCCACTGCACCCATTCCTGCCCCCGTCGTCGCTGGTCGCCGTCCCATCGACCGGGAAGTCTGGGGTACCACCGGGGTCTTGCCGCAAGGCCCCCTGTGCGCTATACGTTGGACACGGAAGGACGCGGAACGTCGCAGTGCTCGACAGATTCCCCCTCAGCCCACTGCCACGCACGACACACGCTGGTGCGCAGGACCGGTCGCGACACGGCAGACAGAGTAGGACCGCAGCCCGCGGTCCCGGCGACCATCGGTAATAACGCCGATAATCGACATTATGTCACTCTAACGATTTCCAGAGAGCAGTCGCCCTCCCCTCGACGACCGGCCTGACGACAAGCAGTCACGTCACGCCGGCACTGCGACGGCGCCGGTCACTGCGACAGCGCCGTGGTCAACGGGCGAACTCGACCTCGGCCGACTGCAGGACGGCAGCGGTGCGTCCCGGTGCCGACTGGTGCTGCCAGTACAGGTTCGTGTGCGCGACGACCTGCTCGGGCGCTGGTGCACCCCAGTCCGTCAGGTCCTCGGTCGTGTGGGCGTCTGCGACCAGCGTGACGTCATACCCGCGGACGAAGGCCCCGTGGATCGTCGACCGGATGCACGCGTCGGTCTGGGCGCCGGTCACGACGAGGCTCCCGACACCGGCGGCGGCCAGGACGGACTCGAGGTCGGTGTCCTCGAAGGAGTCGCCGAACCGCTTGTGCACCAACGGTTCCGACGATTCGGGCGCGAGCTCGGCGACGTACTCCCACTCGGCACTCCCCCGCGCCAGGTGCTCGCTCGAGTGCTGGACCCACACGACCGGCGTTCCGGCCGTCCGAGCCCGGTCGACCAGGGACACGATGTTCGCGACGACCTCGTCGCGACGGTGGGCGCCGGCGACGACACCCTTCTGGACGTCGATGACGACGAGAGCGGTGGCGCTGCGGTCGGTGAAGGTGCTCATGTCGGCGACGCTACGACCACCCACCGACAGCCCGAGGCCTCCACTCCCCCGGCCGACTCGCCGGAAGCCGTGGCTCCCCCGTCCGCGCCCCCTCGTCGCGGACACGACGAGACCCCGTCCGCGTCGGACAGGGTCTCGGGGGTCCTCCACGCAGGGAGGTGGTGCGAACTACCGGTGGGGCGAGCGCCTACGCCATGGCGCCGGTCGGTCCGACCAGCAGGTCAGACGGCCACGCCGCGCTGCATCGCGAGGCGCTCCTCGGGGGTGGTGCCACCCCACACGCCATACGGCTCACGCACGGCCATCGCGTGCTCGAAGCACTGCTGGATGACCGGGCAGGTGGCGCACAGGGCCTTGGCGCGCTGCTCACGGTTGAGGCGGCGGTTGCCGCGCTCGGCGTCGTGGGGGAAGAACTCGTCGGGGTCGGTGGTCCTGCAGGCCCCGTCGGTCTGCCACTCGTAGGAGCTCAGCAACGGTCGGGGAAGGCGCTTGATGCTGCTCATGGGGGTCTCTTTCCTCGAGGCGCGTACCGAAGTGGTTCACAACCTATGCAGAACTTGTTCATCGCGCAACATTCCTGAAGAAGTTCTATAGTTGTTCATGCCCGGGCAGGGGTCGACGGCGGAGAACCTCCACCCGTCGTCGAGCCAACGGGCACCAACGTGATAGGAACCGTGAGGTCATGGACAGCGAATCCGGTACGCGGCGCGCCTTTGGCGACCCCGCGGAGGGGTCCGACGACACGCTCTCCGAGGCCTCGGACACCGAGCGCACCACCGTCGAGTGGGCGGTGGGCTCGGTGTCGGAACGGCTCGGCGTGGCCCCGGCGACGCTGCGCACCTGGGACCGGCGCTACGGCATCGGCCCGTCGCAGCGCACCGAGGGTGGCCACCGCCGCTACACCGAGGAGGACATCCGCCGGGTCCGCGTGATGGCCCGCTTCACCGCACGAGGTGTCCCCGCCCAGAGCGCCGCCCGCGTCGCCCTGTCGATGGACTCCGAGCGCCTGATGATCGAGACGGGCTCCGAGACAGAGGTGTCCCCGCCGCTCGGTGACGACCACGGCACCGTCTCGGCCGTCGTGTCCGCCGCGCTGTCCCTCGACCCCGGCGCCCTCTCCCGGATCTACCAGCGGACCCTGCGCGAGCGGGACCTGGTCAGCGCGTGGAACGACGTCTTCGCGCCCTCGCTGCGCAGCATCGGTGAGCAGTGGGGCAAGGGCGCCCTCGGTGTGGAGTCCGAGCACCTCGCCAGCGAGGTGCTCGTCACCGAGCTCCGCGCGGTCATCCGCGGAAACCGCCCCCGCACGGTCGACCCCGACGTCATCCTGGCCAGCGCCGACGAGGAGCAGCACTACCTCCCGCTGCTCGCCCTCGAGGCCGAGCTGGCCCGCCACGGGCTCGGCGCGATCTGCCTCGGTGCGCGTGTGCCGACCACGGCCCTGTCCGACCTGCTGATGTCGCGCCACCCGAGCCGGCTGTTCCTGTGGGCCTCGATCCAGCGCAACGCCGACGAGGCGCTCTGGACCGTCCTGGCCGGGGTCCACTGGCCCCTGACCGTGGTCCTGGGTGGGCCCGGCTGGCCCGAGAAGCTCCCGGCCGCCGGTCGTTCCGTCACCGTCACCCGCGCCCACGACCTCGCCAGCGCCGCCCATGCCGTGCTGGCCCCGGTGGGCGACGGGAGCTGAGTCGCCCCGGGCCGCTCATCCCGGCCCCGGCTACGGTGGAGGCATGTCGAGCACCCCCACCACCCTGACCCTCAACGACGGCACGACCGTCCCCGCGATCGGCTTCGGCACGTACCCGCTCAAGGGCGAGGACGGTATCGAGGCGATGGTCGGCGCCCTCGAGAACGGCTACCGCCACCTCGACACCGCGGTGAACTACGAGAACGAGACCGAGGTCGGGGAAGCCCTGCGCCGCAGCGGGATCCCGCGCGAAGAGGTCGTCGTCGCCACGAAGATCCCCGGGCGGTTCCACGAGCTGGACCTGGCCCTGCAGTCGCTGCGCGACTCGGCCGCCCGGCTCGGCCTGGAGCAGCTCGACCTGGCGCTCATCCACTGGCCCAACCCGAGCCGCGACCTCTACCCGCAGGCCTGGCAGGCGTTGGTGCAGGCGCAGCAGGAGGGCCTCGTGCGCTCCATCGGCGTCAGCAACTTCACCGAGGCCCACCTCGCGAGGATCATCGACGAGTCCGGGGTGACGCCCGCAGTCAACCAGGTCGAGCTGCACCCCTACTTCCCGCAGGAGCAGATGCGGACCGTGCACGCCGAGCTGGGCATCCTCACCCAGGCGTGGAGCCCGATGGGCAAGCGGAACGCCCCGTTCGCGGAGCCCCCGGTGGCCGATGCCGCCGCCACCCATGGCGTCACCCCCGGCCAGGTCATCCTGCGCTGGCACCTCCAGCTCGGCGCGATGCCGTTGCCCAAGTCCGCGACGGCAAGCCGTCAGCGGGACAACCTCGACGTCTTCGGGTTCGAGCTCACCGACGACGAGGTGGCGGCCATCACCGCCCTCGGACGCCCCGACGGTCGGCTGTTCGACGGTGACCCCGACACCCACGAGGAGATGTAGGGCAAACCCCACTCACTCGAACGGCGAGGGGTCCCCGGCACCGACACGCACGACCTCGGGCGCCCCGTCGGAGAAGTCCACGACGGTGGTGGGCTCGGTGCCACACTCCCCCGTGTCGATCACCGCGTCGACCTGGTGGTCGAGCTCCTCCTTGACGAGCCAGCCCTCGGTCATCGGGTCGGTCTCGTCGGGCAGGATCAGCGTGCTCGACAACATCGGTTCGCCGAGCTCGGCGAGCAGCGCCTGCACGAGCCGGTTGTCGGGGATGCGGACGCCGACGGTCTTCTTCTTGG
Encoded here:
- a CDS encoding single-stranded DNA-binding protein — translated: MEDIAGMAGTEEWVNEVRLVGRVSGAGEERELPSGDVVVQLRVVVPRAGTDHGSGRVDTIDVACWTARSRRSAMRLAPDSVVEVDGALRRRFFRAGAATVSRYEVEARRVAVVRKPSLARVR
- the helR gene encoding RNA polymerase recycling motor ATPase HelR; this encodes MFDLPDRLAAKADPALVAGDERHFAELTASLATTVAELSGRLDEARRAPGGGGTHALERDLEVHRLTARLRALRRFGADLCLGHMVGADGDVVYVGRLGLTDDEGRRILVDWRSPAAEPFFGATHADPMGLVSRRRYRWSRGRITDYWDEVFSPDVLQGRTALDDQSAFIASLGVDRSARMRDVLGTIAADQDAIIRAGSRGALVVDGGPGTGKTVVALHRTAYLLHADPRLGHRRGGVLFVGPHEPYLAYVSDVLPSLGEEGVQTCTVRDLVPEGAGAPPERDPRVAQLKASADVVTVVDAAVRFYEDLPAGRSTIPTPWSDLTLGRADWEAAFAAPDPGTPHNEAREQVLDELLTILTDQLTDGFRDEDEGGDLSPALVRKSLQHNRDLLASLNTAWPLIEPEDLVRDLWSVPAYLRLCAPWLAPEDVRALQRQDPRAWTESDLPFLDVARRRLGDPGAARRRRQQEAAAAAERDQMGRVIDDLIAADDDSEGLVTMLRHPDLRENFVDEAAAPRPVPDLLAGPFAHIVVDEAQELTDAQWQMLVQRCPSRSFTIVGDRAQARRGFAESWQERLARVGLDRNDVASLRINYRTPAEVMAEAEPVIRAALPDANVPTSVRSSGIPVQRGLLPDLGVVLGTWLGDHREGVACVIAAALTLPELRAAATPTSDDAARVQWLSPELAKGLEFDLVVLVDPAALGVGTTGAVDRYVAMTRATQQLVVLERP
- a CDS encoding HAD family acid phosphatase; this translates as MRRSAHPTSPALPARAGRARRMAVGAGAALVAVVVVTADGTTAASAHGAHRHHDGHASSEHSSDRRLTPRTHFTMKDDGSSGATQGGEGIPNIDSVKKTIYTYYGDPNGTGDANPTSSPYVSEMSSILRTQRRQLPRLLADAQRHHTKPAIVFDADDTTLWTYQMEVGAMKFVFTPAAQGPFVDGEKFPAVPGMVDFVNDAEKMGFTVFGLTGRGDSQKAHTVSNLAKVGYTAFPANRFFTKYDSGTTPPSYLPPSWCTAYPKCTTVEYKAGTRRHIERDLGYDIVLNVGDQFSDLQGGYAEHSLKLPNPTYYLPSPNLPGVSEPRLAPRTRFTMSADGSSGATQGGEGIPNIDVVKKTIAVYYGDTGTGTSDKASSPYISEMRALVARRSRTLLQQCATGARRGTHPAIVLDADDTTLWTYDMEVAAMHFVFDPVVQDQQWVQPQRFPATPAMVSFANAASDAGCTIVGLTGRNSTQRDATLGNLAKVGYTGFTAANYYTKWTSSEQPPAYITPADCLAWPKCTTIEYKSTTRRHVVDQGYDVIANFGDQYSDLIGGSADRAVKLPNPTYYLP
- a CDS encoding aldo/keto reductase; translation: MSSTPTTLTLNDGTTVPAIGFGTYPLKGEDGIEAMVGALENGYRHLDTAVNYENETEVGEALRRSGIPREEVVVATKIPGRFHELDLALQSLRDSAARLGLEQLDLALIHWPNPSRDLYPQAWQALVQAQQEGLVRSIGVSNFTEAHLARIIDESGVTPAVNQVELHPYFPQEQMRTVHAELGILTQAWSPMGKRNAPFAEPPVADAAATHGVTPGQVILRWHLQLGAMPLPKSATASRQRDNLDVFGFELTDDEVAAITALGRPDGRLFDGDPDTHEEM
- a CDS encoding WhiB family transcriptional regulator, with protein sequence MSSIKRLPRPLLSSYEWQTDGACRTTDPDEFFPHDAERGNRRLNREQRAKALCATCPVIQQCFEHAMAVREPYGVWGGTTPEERLAMQRGVAV
- a CDS encoding cysteine hydrolase family protein translates to MSTFTDRSATALVVIDVQKGVVAGAHRRDEVVANIVSLVDRARTAGTPVVWVQHSSEHLARGSAEWEYVAELAPESSEPLVHKRFGDSFEDTDLESVLAAAGVGSLVVTGAQTDACIRSTIHGAFVRGYDVTLVADAHTTEDLTDWGAPAPEQVVAHTNLYWQHQSAPGRTAAVLQSAEVEFAR
- a CDS encoding MerR family transcriptional regulator, whose amino-acid sequence is MDSESGTRRAFGDPAEGSDDTLSEASDTERTTVEWAVGSVSERLGVAPATLRTWDRRYGIGPSQRTEGGHRRYTEEDIRRVRVMARFTARGVPAQSAARVALSMDSERLMIETGSETEVSPPLGDDHGTVSAVVSAALSLDPGALSRIYQRTLRERDLVSAWNDVFAPSLRSIGEQWGKGALGVESEHLASEVLVTELRAVIRGNRPRTVDPDVILASADEEQHYLPLLALEAELARHGLGAICLGARVPTTALSDLLMSRHPSRLFLWASIQRNADEALWTVLAGVHWPLTVVLGGPGWPEKLPAAGRSVTVTRAHDLASAAHAVLAPVGDGS
- a CDS encoding M15 family metallopeptidase; this translates as MRAGLTGTALAVVVMAGGTSAQASGTTPPSSTPTTGSVVVTGSAAAAKDKAGQAEATKDKAKAAKDKAAKAAEKTLSPAQVAAQVAQADALAADLTRSNAAIAASATKLDRYAKQANTLLQQYSEARTAEQTAVAEANRNVALYQSLSTKLGEDRKALGQWAYQAYAGGGGSLGDVSLLFEALGKDASEASDAAAQLSYLSDQRTWAFTKVEDHTALQQAAAVQAVEARSRAQEASTTAAAAKKKLDAAIAEQKSQLEATRALHAAQVSKIGPIAGLLLGSETEAGKAATARLRKAMVIPGVKADGSVKACSTNEQAYPNGTIPVAGLCPLYADPTESLRPGAAAAFNAMSIAYEKDTGSPICITDSYRSYAEQVSVKADRGKWAATPGTSEHGLGRAVDLCGGIQSFGSSAHLWMKQNAPLYGWFHPSWAEPDGSLPEPWHWEYAG
- a CDS encoding MFS transporter, whose protein sequence is MTTAAVEQQPTWVGNEHYRKSWYWYDWANSAYVTTTATVLFTPYLTAVAESAACPDLADGEVCRTNLQVLGIGISPGSLAPFTVTVATIVSAIALIFVGAIADRSPRPARLLGAFAGVGALAACLMSLVRGTNWQLGVVLLIVATLSLGASLVVYDAILCRIASPDDRDKVSSRGWALGYLGGGLLLAVNFLMLSNPERLGLDRGGAVRVSMLMAGLWWAAFTLVPVIGMWRLRGVERPEVARTAGIVGGSLRQLASTFRELRLLPQTMLFLVAYLFFNDGIQTVIGQSSLYGQRELGFPETTMLTLFLMVQFVGIGGALLFGLLARRFGAWRCVLGGLVLWSGVVVFAFFLPEETLPPLFALGVAIGLVLGGTQALSRSLYSQLVPKNREAEFFSLYQAMERGTSWFGTLTFGIVYQLTDSYRPAIVALVVFFLIGGVLLSRVDMRQGILDAGNEVPEVV
- a CDS encoding GNAT family N-acetyltransferase gives rise to the protein MDRSALLRPIADADVPAVLDLNQRHVQLLSPLDADRLELLRGWASRADVILCDGQVAGFVLVFSPGSDYDSENYRWFAREYGEDFDYLDRIVLDDAFRRRGLASAVYDAVEAASAPRGRLVLEVNIDPPNEPSLAFHHGRGYREVHQLGATGHVVSLMERGTRSNG